The proteins below are encoded in one region of Phaeodactylum tricornutum CCAP 1055/1 chromosome 3, complete sequence:
- a CDS encoding predicted protein: protein MISEVFNTILLTYLVTEYLAATNTNERRYDSNWQLRLVQPRTILAAVVVVFLNIFDRVSGFALFINDTVTGFFHMPKVLFVAWAYVLVLYVDCRRISPELDFTREFMPKVGRAFLYVLPVYPISAVLISFGFLIVITICDALHLPEDWLQWPIYYGTLYGPFSLVYWKVKKTVTEDRATLPSLAGHGRSLGD from the coding sequence ATGATATCTGAAGTGTTCAATACCATCCTACTAACGTACTTGGTAACAGAGTATCTTGCCGCCACAAATACGAATGAAAGAAGATATGATTCCAACTGGCAGCTCCGTTTGGTGCAACCGCGAACGATACTGGCGGCTGTCGTGGTCGTCTTCCTGAATATCTTTGACCGAGTCTCGGGCTTTGCGCTCTTCATCAATGATACCGTCACGGGGTTTTTCCACATGCCCAAGGTATTGTTCGTCGCTTGGGCATACGTACTAGTTCTGTATGTGGATTGTCGCAGAATCTCTCCGGAGCTTGATTTTACCCGCGAGTTCATGCCTAAGGTTGGTCGAGCATTCCTGTACGTGCTGCCGGTCTATCCTATCTCGGCAGTACTGATCTCGTTTGGGTTTTTGATCGTCATTACCATTTGCGACGCCTTACATCTTCCTGAGGACTGGCTGCAGTGGCCGATCTATTACGGAACATTGTACGGACCGTTTTCGTTAGTGTActggaaagtcaaaaagACCGTCACTGAAGACCGCGCCACTCTTCCGTCATTGGCCGGACACGGGCGATCGCTAGGAGACTAA
- a CDS encoding predicted protein has product MASTALCNMRLLYFTGLLFGPTVLTVNAEWLKINDTVNTITSHQDFRTTIFRSFDHVVCRILVELVDYDVDQKDSMQNTCEVIGPPELLGSSRWRGGGSPGLVIELEEKLWEQFSFAPEDLVLDLMDAVVGERYFSNVGWLPTSISLSSRGNATIHHGAFHRRRQLEYFDRPRSVMLVRVSTDDESVSLSPSEIADSFFQPGRFSFASQYEACSAGQARFVPFDVDNVVKEVRVSGISSAFTGRSLLVAANIATQTLLGVESLPDVADHVVFCMPPGTSGEKYLAAAALNSWYAVASDRWCAQPNAIIHEIGHNLGLGHAGKGDNAYADGTSLMGYSEVRADGPSKCFNGYNFWLLGWYPNHRIDLDALALTESVRVEIAAFTDFGVIGKNEVIIAKAGGLYLTYNRAETFNRETEDFLDTVTITKRVDGIHTKLLAGLSETNSRYISGDKLIFEVCSKHDGGSVAADKFVIGIGKEMLPCKSAMILGPDGVDATLSPPTRAPSMTPTLAPISTPTSAPISTPTSAPTFAPAPTGKPVTPQPSLHEYTGFPTLSTGGPSEPLDDISEPFNPERSQVPVGGDERVAAEESDRFPLIPVVSGIACVIFFVFLTIFLILLRRKWSRQARSRWQVSVLGSPKKQHTDNESETSQFGPSDESC; this is encoded by the exons ATGGCGTCGACAGCACTCTGCAACATGCGACTGTTATATTTTACCGGACTACTATTTGGACCGAcagtattgacagtgaatgccGAATGGCTGAAAATCAATGACACAGTCAACACTATTACATCCCATCAAGACTTCCGAACGACAATTTTTCGCTCCTTCGATCATGTTGTTTGTCGTATTTTAGTGGAGCTTGTTGACTACGATGTGGATCAAAAAGATTCCATGCAAAATACGTGTGAAGTTATCGGCCCGCCTGAGCTTCTTGGGAGCAGCCGATGGCGTGGGGGCGGCAGTCCTGGGCTTGTCATTGAGCTAGAAGAGAAGCTGTGGGAACAATTTAGTTTTGCTCCCGAGGATTTGGTCCTGGATTTGATGGATGCAGTAGTTGGCGAAAGATACTTCTCAAACGTTGGCTGGCTCCCTACCAGTATTTCGTTGTCAAGTCGTGGCAATGCGACTATTCATCACGGAGCGTTTCATCGACGGAGGCAGCTGGAGTACTTTGATCGCCCACGTTCAGTCATGCTCGTGAGGGTGAGTACAGATGACGAAAGCGTGAGTCTATCTCCATCGGAGATTGCAGATTCGTTCTTCCAACCCGgtcgcttttcttttgcttcacaATACGAGGCGTGTTCTGCGGGACAGGCTCGGTTTGTGCCATTCGACGTCGATAACGTAGTAAAGGAGGTTCGTGTATCTGGAATCAGCAGTGCCTTCACTGGCAGGAGTCTGCTTGTAGCGGCAAACATAGCGACTCAAACGTTACTTGGCGTTGAGAGTTTACCAGACGTAGCGGATCATGTCGTATTTTGCATGCCGCCTGGAACGAGTGGAGAAAAATATCTGGCCGCTGCTGCTCTCAATAGTTGGTATGCCGTAGCCAGCGACAGGTGGTGTGCGCAGCCGAACGCAATCATCCATGAG ATCGGCCACAATTTGGGATTAGGTCATGCGGGAAAGGGCGACAATGCCTATGCCGACGGGACTAGCCTAATGGGGTATTCGGAGGTTCGCGCTGATGGCCCGTCCAAATGCTTCAACGGATACAATTTTTGGCTACTAGGTTGGTATCCGAATCACAGAATCGATCTTGACGCGTTGGCCTTAACGGAATCGGTTCGAGTAGAGATTGCTGCATTTACGGATTTCGGTGTCATCGGTAAAAACGAAGTAATTATTGCCAAAGCTGGCGGCCTTTATTTGACCTACAATCGCGCCGAAACGTTCAACAGGGAAACAGAAGACTTCCTCGACACGGTAACGATTACGAAGCGCGTCGATGGAATACACACGAAACTATTGGCTGGCCTTAGCGAGACCAACTCCCGGTATATTTCTGGCGACAAATTGATTTTCGAGGTATGCAGCAAACATGACGGAGGAAGTGTAGCAGCCGATAAGTTTGTCATTGGTATCGGCAAAGAGATGCTCCCATGCAAGTCTGCTATGATATTGGGCCCAGATGGAGTCGACGCAACTTTGTCACCTCCTACAAGAGCTCCATCTATGACACCGACGTTAGCACCAATATCAACACCGACATCAGCACCAATATCAACACCGACATCAGCACCAACGTTCGCACCAGCACCAACGGGAAAACCCGTGACTCCGCAACCATCGCTGCATGAATATACAGGTTTCCCAACACTATCTACTGGCGGACCGTCTGAGCCCTTAGACGACATCTCAGAGCCCTTTAACCCGGAAAGGTCTCAAGTGCCTGTCGGAGGAGACGAGAGGGTAGCCGCGGAAGAAAGCGACCGATTCCCTCTTATACCCGTGGTGTCTGGTATAGCTTGTgtcattttctttgttttcttgaCTATTTTCCTCATTCTGCTGCGCAGGAAGTGGTCGAGACAGGCCCGCAGTCGGTGGCAGGTTTCAGTATTAGGTAGTCCAAAAAAGCAACACACTGACAATGAATCTGAAACTTCGCAATTTGGCCCTTCCGATGAATCATGCTGA
- a CDS encoding predicted protein yields the protein MVCCMIKSTAGPRVLGTWFSFVRATTTRQRFAFSASCGSEKLETEIQQANERYAGKISIRRASDNKGWGLFALQRFQKGSLVIRANALSESSKQDSHSVQTSWNSHVTMDLPARFINHVCDEANVGIQPNSLGAFDFFALREISIEEELTWDYETSEYEISHGFACACGAASCRGELQGFRYHGPKVLETYGVKWIAPFLLEDREDNDDDAHRLVLPRP from the coding sequence ATGGTATGCTGCATGATAAAGTCAACAGCAGGACCTCGAGTACTTGGCACGTGGTTCAGCTTTGTGCGCGCAACGACCACGCGCCAACGGTTCGCCTTTTCCGCGAGCTGTGGTAGCGAGAAGCTTGAGACGGAAATACAACAAGCGAACGAACGTTACGCCGGGAAAATATCAATTCGGCGAGCCAGCGATAACAAAGGCTGGGGGCTTTTCGCTTTACAGCGTTTTCAGAAAGGTTCTTTAGTGATACGAGCCAACGCTCTGTCTGAGAGCAGCAAACAAGATTCTCACTCAGTGCAGACATCCTGGAATAGCCACGTCACCATGGATCTTCCAGCCCGGTTTATAAACCACGTGTGCGACGAGGCCAACGTCGGCATTCAACCAAACAGTCTCGGCGCGTTTGATTTTTTTGCTCTACGGGAGATTTCCATTGAAGAAGAACTAACGTGGGACTACGAAACATCAGAATACGAGATCAGCCATGGCTTCGCATGCGCTTGCGGAGCAGCCTCTTGTCGAGGTGAGTTGCAAGGATTTCGCTATCACGGTCCTAAAGTCTTGGAAACTTATGGAGTCAAGTGGATTGCACCGTTCCTTTTGGAAGATCGAGAAgacaatgatgatgacgCCCATCGTCTTGTGCTGCCCCGACCTTGA
- a CDS encoding predicted protein has product MGNNTSNGDQIDQSLSRPRSSSVTRRIVKASKPVADINVEFTNINEEIDEKDQLQEPKNRRSQHIPNPIAESSSVARELEHEKLEHIKQETIRTATTRQRAKREKVMHDRRKNPTKDNKSSVKANPFSRFLTVFSVEPQHPEHKRGFSKCENDDIHEPFEKRLRASDSEKVELERDAHDLDDNSNSAWWSSSLAFSAVAVAGAAYALVLIVRLNRMKH; this is encoded by the coding sequence ATGGGGAACAATACTAGTAACGGCGACCAAATTGATCAAAGTTTATCGAGACCACGATCCAGCTCGGTGACACGCCGAATCGTGAAGGCAAGTAAGCCTGTTGCAGATATCAACGTGGAATTCACAAACATAAACGAGGAGATAGATGAAAAAGATCAGCTGCAAGAGCCGAAGAACCGGCGCTCTCAGCACATTCCGAACCCTATTGCTGAAAGCTCTTCGGTAGCGCGGGAGCTGGAACACGAGAAGCTTGAGCACATCAAACAAGAAACCATCCGGACAGCGACAACGCGTCAACGTGCCAAGCGGGAGAAGGTCATGCATGATCGTCGGAAAAATCCAACAAAAGATAACAAGTCCTCTGTCAAGGCGAATCCCTTTTCCCGTTTCCTTACCGTTTTCTCGGTGGAACCACAGCATCCAGAGCACAAGCGAGGCTTCTCCAAATGCGAGAACGACGACATTCATGAACCGTTTGAGAAACGGCTTCGTGCGTCAGATTCAGAAAAAGTGGAATTGGAACGAGATGCTCACGATCTGGACGACAACTCTAATAGTGCGTGGTGGTCATCGTCACTTGCGTTTTCGGCCGTGGCTGTTGCCGGCGCTGCGTATGCCTTGGTACTAATCGTGCGGCTGAACAGAATGAAGCACTAG
- a CDS encoding predicted protein, producing MSSSIAPSQTRKRQFPYLRPDKVDTSAEILSSFSDIRVKTFETIYADADDEHAAWRPDKSPKGFVDEPIRDVVDLINTHPSFATVSSCSGRIALFDSSLQQTNDDGLVESGKGIGGWLMVCHEEAEPVCLLDIFHASADTGHLHNEAEMPLSFKFEPMLLHVAAASLSRGQQLLQLALQLGFRESGLVVTDLRVTVAIRTYSLALTVPLARHGAFRPPDEYLRALAVEANRRMRVNTEKIQRLLHSLTEHFFRPVPLSCRIRVQALPQLGLRSHSAVAVTRPRTTDSIDIIVFGGYGRGPRLAKNTGRSLQGSQRSSHIYCLTRANGVWEDGWHEIPQGHPSDLGDTCISPFRFTCRPVALTTREGSATCVLPGGISIVAIFGGRTNPANPLGDLLLYDHEHHPGILWEPNDIRGCLPEPSWGHTLTAMPFGSSSNRLAVLCGGRNERECLGSIYILSAVRDNEQAAHLIWEEVVTSPPLQGVFLHSAVATSHDSLLLFGGLNKPLDILEAFDYMTCACAHSVDLCSGKLTPIDSKSCPCLFGHTVVPLVSSENQGFQSHFLLTGGLQKTSQGGNFATSAPFRCVSVSKNGPDLSFEQHGTIIEESDEKFDFGSLLDHSCIPIDNCSREPHKFISVGGGVAGFAFEQCFAESFTFEVQLVPSANSVGDDIVAGKADATLRKSNSTADNSRVATLHASESALIDVLYVDRRNAKKAKTMLEEASWLDKRHRMFPADSHAPILDVEKCIALPVLESCLFALDAMETGSINLGKIIIGRGKQSMPLSTAAYANQAKKINA from the coding sequence ATGAGTAGTAGTATCGCGCCCTCGcagacaaggaaaaggcagTTTCCGTATTTGCGTCCCGACAAGGTCGACACATCAGCCGAGATCTTGTCATCGTTTTCCGATATCCGCGTCAAAACGTTCGAAACCATCTACGCCGACGCCGATGACGAGCACGCGGCATGGCGTCCCGACAAGTCTCCGAAAGGATTTGTGGACGAACCTATTCGCGACGTAGTAGATTTGATCAATACGCACCCGTCATTTGCGACAGTGTCTTCTTGTTCCGGACGAATTGCTCTTTTTGATTCGTCGCTGCAACAAACAAACGATGATGGTCTTGTAGAGAgtggaaaaggaattggaGGGTGGCTAATGGTTTGTCACGAAGAAGCGGAACCCGTCTGTTTGCTCGATATTTTCCACGCAAGCGCTGATACAGGTCATCTCCATAATGAAGCGGAAATGCCACTTAGTTTTAAATTTGAGCCAATGCTGCTGCACGTTGCAGCTGCCAGTCTGTCTCGTGGGCAGCAACTCTTGCAATTAGCTTTGCAATTGGGATTCCGGGAATCTGGTTTGGTAGTGACAGATCTTCGTGTTACAGTGGCTATTCGAACTTATAGCTTGGCCTTGACGGTGCCTCTCGCTCGGCATGGGGCGTTTCGTCCTCCCGATGAGTATCTTCGAGCCCTTGCTGTAGAAGCCAACAGACGGATGCGAGTCAACACAGAAAAGATTCAAAGGCTGTTACATTCCTTGACGGAGCACTTTTTCCGTCCCGTTCCCTTGTCTTGTCGAATACGAGTCCAAGCGCTTCCCCAATTGGGATTGCGGTCACATTCCGCAGTTGCCGTGACGAGACCTCGTACAACAGACAGCATCGACATTATTGTATTCGGGGGATATGGGAGAGGTCCAAGGCTAGCAAAGAACACTGGAAGAAGTTTACAGGGATCACAGAGATCCAGCCATATTTATTGTTTGACGAGAGCGAACGGGGTCTGGGAGGATGGCTGGCATGAGATTCCACAAGGCCATCCAAGTGATTTAGGAGATACGTGCATTTCTCCGTTTCGATTCACTTGCCGCCCAGTAGCTTTGACGACCCGTGAGGGTAGTGCAACGTGCGTTCTACCTGGCGGAATATCTATTGTGGCTATATTTGGAGGTCGAACAAACCCGGCTAATCCACTTGGAGACTTACTTCTCTACGACCACGAACACCACCCCGGAATTCTATGGGAACCCAACGACATCCGCGGATGTTTACCAGAACCTTCTTGGGGGCACACACTAACTGCCATGCCTTTCGGGAGTAGCTCTAATCGTCTGGCGGTTCTTTGTGgtggaagaaacgaaaggGAATGTTTGGGTTCGATTTATATCTTGTCGGCGGTGAGAGATAACGAGCAAGCCGCACACTTGATCTGGGAAGAGGTCGTCACGTCACCTCCACTGCAAGGCGTCTTCCTCCATTCCGCTGTTGCTACGAGCCACGACTCGCTTCTACTGTTTGGTGGATTGAATAAGcctttggacattttggagGCTTTCGACTATATGACATGTGCGTGTGCGCATAGCGTTGACCTTTGTAGTGGAAAACTAACTCCAATCGACAGTAAAAGCTGTCCCTGTCTTTTTGGGCATACGGTGGTACCTTTGGTCTCGAGCGAAAACCAGGGATTTCAAAGTCACTTCCTCTTGACGGGTGGTCTACAGAAAACGTCGCAAGGAGGGAATTTTGCCACATCAGCTCCATTTCGATGTGTTTCCGTGTCAAAAAATGGTCCGGATCTTTCCTTTGAGCAGCATGGTACTATAATTGAAGAAAGCGACGAAAAATTTGATTTTGGGTCCTTGCTGGATCACAGCTGCATACCTATTGACAATTGCTCGCGTGAGCCGCACAAATTTATTTCAGTAGGTGGTGGGGTTGCAGGATTTGCCTTTGAGCAGTGCTTTGCCGAGTCGTTTACCTTTGAGGTTCAGCTTGTGCCAAGTGCCAACAGTGTGGGAGACGACATAGTCGCTGGAAAAGCAGACGCGACCTTACGAAAATCGAACTCGACCGCGGACAATTCGCGTGTGGCCACGCTGCATGCTTCGGAGTCGGCACTGATCGATGTGCTGTACGTGGACAGACGAAACgcgaagaaagcgaaaacaATGTTGGAAGAGGCGTCATGGCTTGACAAGAGACATCGCATGTTTCCAGCTGACAGTCATGCACCTATCCTAGATGTCGAGAAATGTATTGCACTCCCTGTTTTGGAGTCATGTTTATTTGCATTGGACGCGATGGAAACTGGATCCATCAATCTCGGGAAAATTATCATAGGTAGAGGAAAGCAGTCGATGCCACTCAGTACGGCTGCATATGCGAACCAAGCGAAAAAGATAAATGCGTAA
- a CDS encoding predicted protein, whose translation MRTTRYGISALALLFIVYVSSTLWMHSKIANGAESADSYSGSISFDGNLARSRLSDQSSRTHHQSILFNTGTRLEPLERLEINRPGSFSSCLLVMDDNHFLTEWLAFHYHVLPLRRLIIAVDPRSVTTPAPILNRWRSPNLNFNISLWADHDFMADTEEHRVAVDWVRRKFENTKIGEDLIQHRARQRLFYYKCMKQLKNENRDWTILTDSDEYLLINYETVKTTKTGLVTPSVDEPGSVLTFLQRELAQPMTNLTSPCIQIPRSRFNAQESESSQVQKLVPLGLNASQFQTLRWRHHADAYNYAANRISKVVMDLSRVPWSALEPVSSIHRPVRSLCGRRKLHLRAPEQVFVIHHYLGTWAQYSYRDDSRKGNERGLLAYQKAQQFVDKVETDDDIRPWLDGFARRTGVEIATALLAGVGVIDP comes from the exons ATGAGAACAACGAGGTACGGGATTAGTGCCCTTGCTCTGCTATTCATCGTATACGTGTCCTCGACGTTATGGATGCACTCCAAAATTGCGAACGGCGCCGAATCTGCCGACTCGTACTCCGGATCAATTTCGTTCGACGGAAATCTTGCGCGCTCACGATTAAGCGATCAATCTTCCCGTACACATCATCAATCGATTCTCTTCAATACAGGCACTCGACTGGAGCCGCTTGAACGACTAGAGATTAACAGGCCCGGCTCGTTCTCTTCTTGTTTGTTGGTTATGGATGACAATCATTTTTTGACGGAATGGCTGGCCTTCCACTATCACGTGTTGCCCTTGCGCCGTCTCATCATCGCCGTCGACCCCCGCAGTGTGACAACACCAGCACCGATTTTAAATCGATGGAGATCACCAAATTTAAACTTCAATATTTCCTTGTGGGCCGATCATGATTTCATGGCGGATACAGAAGAGCACCGTGTCGCCGTAGACTGGGTCCGGCGTAAGTTCGAAAACACGAAGATTGGTGAAGATTTGATTCAGCATCGGGCCCGTCAACGTTTGTTTTATTATAAATGCATGAAGCAGCTGAAAAACGAAAACCGTGATTGGACTATATTGACCGATAGCGACGAGTATCTTCTCATTAACTACGAAACGGTAAAAACGACGAAGACTGGCCTGGTAACCCCGTCAGTTGACGAGCCTGGGTCCGTTTTGACCTTCTTGCAACGCGAGCTGGCTCAACCAATGACTAATCTAACCTCACCGTGTATCCAGATTCCACGAAGTCGGTTCAATGCACAAGAATCGGAATCATCGCAGGTTCAAAAACTAGTTCCACTGGGATTAAATGCTTCGCAATTTCAAACTCTGCGATGGCGTCACCACGCCGATGCTTACAACTATGCTGCCAATCGGATTTCCAAAGTCGTCATGGACCTATCACGGGTACCATGGAGTGCGCTGGAACCGGTTAGCTCAATTCACAGGCCTGTTCGATCTCTGTGTGGTCGTCGAAAACTACACTTGCGGGCTCCCGAACAGGTGTTTGTCATTCATCACTATCTCGGCACATGGGCACAATATTCTTACCGGGATGATTCCCGAAAAGGCAACGAACGCGGGCTCTTG GCTTACCAAAAGGCTCAGCAGTTCGTGGACAAAGTTGAAACGGATGACGATATTCGCCCTTGGTTAGATGGTTTTGCTCGGCGAACAGGAGTAGAAATCGCTACGGCCTTGCTGGCAGGGGTGGGCGTCATTGACCCTTAG
- a CDS encoding predicted protein, whose amino-acid sequence MFEEEGGLEDGMPICSYSVEAEVRKIWLDEPGIGVRDLADRLVQQFPPGTFGIATKQRVRAAKQGIPYRQLESALHVDASDMDVTFVQQKLEQRISYKAARQWNAADRIEKGLTAMGVEIDDWKRTWCIVRRPDQTKSEDTNGSVLLTNDVGVPCGMCGRMFGSRNLVFHHLRDPASGCGTSVFASGQAIPTPPSVIKKEAKRKTRVRGRRTGCTARHAEAASCLWIGDLPVIWTRQGGQYKHVRALLFRHVPTGVPTPWIKTVVRKSYRKQGFYRGFAIVVFRDAEEATVVLNAMEGLEVSTASVYPVDTLTSPKDADLADEPSFLLKVRRVEHNDLAEALHPTDWQNDSTPGLDPSFDEQLSPLDWGELEHRIIRLNDRRSEPAKPVGSDSCTKRLLSHNGHDEVLAHAVACYAQCGPRKEVRHQGRLIPDKIRDNLLQILITLRWPAQNERQGLSAERYLVLQTNVSNDLYYNHLRKACRELMDWADAEYYYSGIAVTKNFVASPHIDHRDQSFQYAVSLGGFTVGGELCVEGVNDAGDDFVNVVDTHDRIAQVDGRHPHWVRTWQGEGDRYSLIFYDTSDRRPTPINSRGVLTDSQY is encoded by the coding sequence ATGTTCGAGGAAGAGGGTGGATTGGAAGATGGCATGCCAATTTGTTCGTACTCGGTCGAAGCCGAAGTGCGAAAGATTTGGCTCGACGAGCCTGGAATAGGAGTGCGCGATCTCGCGGACCGTCTAGTCCAGCAATTTCCACCCGGCACGTTCGGAAttgcaacaaaacaacgcgTCAGGGCTGCCAAACAAGGGATCCCGTATCGGCAGCTGGAATCCGCACTGCATGTCGACGCATCCGATATGGACGTGACGTTTGTACAGCAAAAACTGGAGCAGCGGATATCCTACAAGGCGGCACGACAATGGAATGCGGCCGATCGAATAGAAAAAGGACTTACCGCCATGGGTGTAGAAATTGACGACTGGAAGCGTACCTGGTGTATCGTAAGGCGTCCGGACCAAACCAAAAGCGAGGACACAAACGGGTCAGTATTGTTGACCAATGACGTCGGCGTCCCGTGCGGCATGTGCGGGCGTATGTTCGGATCGCGGAACCTCGTCTTTCATCACTTGCGTGATCCAGCATCAGGTTGTGGTACGTCAGTTTTTGCATCCGGTCAAGCGATTCCGACCCCGCCGAGTGTCATCAAGAAGGAAGCCAAGCGAAAAACTCGCGTTCGGGGAAGGCGTACCGGCTGTACTGCGCGACACGCCGAAGCAGCGTCGTGCTTGTGGATTGGCGACTTACCTGTGATTTGGACCCGCCAGGGTGGCCAGTATAAGCACGTACGTGCGCTCTTGTTTCGTCACGTACCAACCGGTGTACCGACACCGTGGATTAAGACAGTTGTACGCAAAAGCTACCGAAAACAAGGATTCTACAGAGGGTTTGCGATTGTCGTCTTTCGCGATGCCGAAGAAGCGACGGTGGTGTTGAACGCCATGGAAGGTCTAGAAGTTTCAACCGCGTCTGTCTATCCTGTGGATACCCTTACTAGCCCAAAAGATGCTGATCTCGCTGATGAACCCAGTTTTCTCCTGAAGGTCCGTAGAGTCGAGCACAATGATTTAGCTGAAGCTTTGCATCCTACAGACTGGCAGAATGACTCAACACCAGGACTGGATCCGTCGTTTGATGAACAACTTAGCCCCTTGGATTGGGGGGAATTGGAGCATCGCATCATCCGTCTTAATGATAGACGTTCCGAGCCAGCTAAGCCGGTAGGCTCCGATTCCTGCACAAAACGCCTTCTTTCCCACAACGGGCACGACGAAGTACTAGCCCACGCTGTTGCATGCTATGCTCAGTGCGGACCCCGTAAAGAGGTTCGACACCAAGGGCGATTAATTCCCGACAAGATTCGGGACAATTTGTTGCAAATTCTTATTACCCTACGCTGGCCTGCCCAGAACGAGCGGCAAGGTCTTAGTGCAGAGAGATATTTGGTACTGCAAACGAATGTAAGCAATGATCTTTACTACAATCATTTGCGCAAGGCGTGTCGAGAGCTTATGGATTGGGCTGATGCCGAATACTACTACAGTGGCATTGCTGTCACCAAAAACTTTGTCGCGTCACCACACATTGATCATCGCGATCAATCATTCCAGTATGCCGTTTCACTCGGTGGCTTCACTGTGGGCGGTGAACTATGTGTAGAGGGTGTTAATGATGCTGGAGACGATTTTGTTAACGTCGTTGACACGCACGACCGCATTGCTCAAGTTGACGGTCGTCACCCACACTGGGTCAGGACTTGGCAAGGCGAGGGCGATCGCTACTCACTCATCTTTTATGATACTTCAGATCGGCGACCTACCCCGATCAATTCAAGAGGTGTATTGACTGACTCGCAGTATTGA